A stretch of DNA from Flavobacteriaceae bacterium MAR_2009_75:
AGTAATGCCATTGTTCGCGGTGCTGCGGAGCGAAATGCGGTTAACGCCCCTATTCAAGGTAGCGCTGCTGACATTATCAAAATCGCCATGATCAATATTCATAAAAAGCTTACGAAGGGTAAATTCAAAAGTAAAATGTTATTGCAAGTTCATGATGAATTGGTCTTTGATATCTATAAACCTGAATTGAACGAATTGCAACCCTTGATTAAATCTGAAATGGAAAATGCTTATCAGTTAGCGGTTCCTTTAGATGTAGAGCTTGGCTTGGGTGATAATTGGTTGGTGGCACATTAACACACAAATACCACGTATTCACAACATTTATTCGCAACCAAGCGATTCTTAGGTTAAATTTGGGCATATTATTTGTTCTATGATAGAACTTATTGTCTTAAAATGAAGGCTTATCTTATAATTTTCGCGCTGATTTTCATGGTCTGCTCTACGCATGCCCAATCATCCGGCACAACTTTTTCAAGCGACTCTTCAGAAATAACAATTGAGCAAAAAATAAAAGTCTTCCCCAACCCAGCAACTAGCGTGGTTAATATTTTAGGACTAAAAAACAGTTCGAAAGCAGAAATATCAATCTTCGACATTTATGGCAATGTGGTATTGTCGCGTAAAT
This window harbors:
- a CDS encoding putative secreted protein (Por secretion system target), whose protein sequence is MKAYLIIFALIFMVCSTHAQSSGTTFSSDSSEITIEQKIKVFPNPATSVVNILGLKNSSKAEISIFDIYGNVVLSRKWEIRRNAVNIPISSLTTGAYIINIHSDEQHVRTKFYKK